The DNA sequence GTCACCTCCGTCCCGGCGGGCGCCGAGGTGGACTGCATCCTTCTCGGCGGCCTTCCCGACTGACCGCCGCCGCCTCCGGGTACGGTGGCACCCCACTGACGGCCTTGGCCTTGGACCGGGAGAACGATGAGCAGCACCCAGCCCCCACCCGCCCGGCTGACCCACCTCGACGACGCGGGCGCGGCGCGCATGGTCGACATCACGGCCAAGGACGTCACCGCCCGCACCGCGCGGGCGAGCGGACGGGTGCTGGTGGCGCCGCGCGTGGTGGAACTGCTGCGCGGCGAGGGCCTGCCCAAGGGCGACGTGCTGGCCACCGCCCGGATCGCCGGGATCATGGGTGCCAAGCGCACCCCGGAGATCATCCCGCTCTGCCACCCGCTGGCCCTCTCGGGTGTCACCGTCGACCTCGCGCTGACCGACGACGCCGTCGAGATCACCGCCACCGTCCGCACCACCGGCCGCACCGGTGTCGAGATGGAGGCCCTCACCGCCGTCACCACGGCCGCCCTCACCGTCGTCGACATGGTCAAGGCGGTCGACAAGGCAGCCGTCATCACGGACGTCCGGGTCGAGGAGAAGTCCGGCGGGAAGTCCGGCGACTGGCGGCGCGCGTGAGAGCCCCGGACGCCCCCGTGAGAGCCCTGGTCGTCACCGCCTCCCACCGCGCCGCCGCCGGCGTCTACCCGGACCGGGGCGGTCCGCTGCTGGTCGCCGGTCTGACCGAACTGGGCTGCGCGGTCGAGGGCCCCCTGGTGGTGCCCGACGGCGACCCGGTCGAGGCCGCGCTGCGGTCGGCCGTCGCCGAGGGGTACGACGTGGTGGTCACCACCGGCGGTACGGGCGTCTCGCCCACCGACCGCACCCCCGAGGCCACCCGGGCCGTCCTGGACTACGAGGTGCCCGGCATCGCCGAGGCCGTCCGCGCCGAGGGGCTCGCCAAGGTGCCGACGGCCGCGCTCTCCCGCGGCCTGGCCGGCGTCGCCGGCCGCACGCTGATCGTCAACCTCCCCGGTTCGACGGGTGGGGTGCGGGACGGCCTGGCCGTCCTCGGGCGGGTGCTCGCGCACGCCGTGGACCAGTTGCACGGCGGTGATCACCCCGGACCCGCGCCCCGGAACCCGGCATGACCATGTGGCCGGTGGCGCTCCGGGACGGCGACGTCCTGCTCCGCCCCATCCGCATGCGCGACCACCGCGCCTGGCGTGAGGTCAACCGGCGCAACCGCGACTGGCTGCGCCCCTGGGAGGCCACCGTCCCGCCGCCCCCGCCCGGCGGCCCGCCCGCCCGGCGCCCGACCTACCGTCAGATGGTCCGTCACCTGCGGTCCGAGGCGCACGCGGGCCGCATGCTGCCCTTCGTCATCGAGTACCAGGGGCGGCTGTCCGGGCAGTTGACGGTGGCGGGCATCACCTGGGGGTCGATGTGCTCGGCGCACGTCGGCTACTGGGTGGACGAGGCCGTGGCCGGCCGGGGCGTGATGCCGACCGCCGTCGCCCTCGTCACCGACCACTGCTTCCGCACCCTCGGCCTGCACCGCGTCGAGGTGTGCATCCGCCCGGAGAACGCGCCCAGCCGCCGGGTGGTGGAGAAGCTCGGTTTCCGCGAGGAGGGGCTCCGCCCGCGGTACCTGCACATCGACGGCGCCTGGCGGGACCACCTGGTCTACGCGCTCACCGCGGAGGAGGCGGTGGACGGGGTCGTCACCCGGTGGCACCGGTCCCGGCTGCCCAAATAAAATAAACGTTCGAATTTGGCTGTCGAATGACGGTCGATGTTCGGTTTCGAACCCAACAATCACAAAAAAAGTTCGAGATATCAGCCGGTTCGTGCGACACACCGCGCCAATTGGCGGAATCCGCCGAGCGGACCCCTCTACCGTGTGCAGTGTGAGCAGCAGCGGCCTGATCTACGCAGTCATCGTCGGGGCCTGGGCCGCCTACTTGGTGCCGATGTGGCTCCGTAGGCAGGACGAGCTCAACGAAGCCCGTCCGACGGAACGCTTCAGCACCGCCATCCGGCTGCTGTCCGGACGGGCGGGGATGGAGCGCCGTTACGCCAAGGAGCTCGAACGCGCCGGCGCCTCCGCCGACGCGCCGGCACCGGACGCGTCGGCACCCGACGTGACGGCGGACGCCCCGACGGCGCGTCCCCAGGAGCCGGACGCCGCGACCGCACCGGTCGCCGCCCGGTCCTCCGGCATGCCCGCGCCCGACCGGACTCCCCCCACCCCGGCCGAACGCGCCCGCCGCTCCAAGGTCCTCGCGCGCCGCCGCCGCACCACCGTCCTCCTCTTCCTCGCCTTCACCTTCGGTGCGGTCGTCGCGGGCGTCGGCGGCATCGCCTTCCTCTGGGCCCCCGGCGTCCCGGCGGTGCTCCTCAGCGCGTACATCTGCTACCTGCGCGTCCATGAACGGCGGCGGTTCGCCTTCGTCATGGACCAGCGCCGGGCCGAACTCGCCGCCCAACGGCTTCGCGAGGGCCGCCCGCGCCCTCAGCAGGCGGCGGACCCCACGACCGTCGCCGCCCCCGCCCCCGCGGACACCGTCCGCCGTCCGGCCCCCGCCCCCGCGGCTGAGCCCGCGAGCGCCCCGCCGGCCACCCCCTCGCCCAGCGCCGGCCGCCGCGCCCTGGTCGAGCAGACCGACCACGCCGAGTGGGTGGACCAGCAGCGCGACCGCGGCACCGAGGGCGACGGCTGGGAGCCCGTGCCCGTCCCGCTGCCCACCTACGTCACCGCCCCCGTCGCCCCGCGCGCCGGCGGCTCCGACGACCTCGGCACCCCGGACACCTGGAGCGCCGCCCGCTCCAGCACCGCCGGTCCCTCCCTCGACCGCAAGCCGGCCGACGACCGCCGGGGCACCCGCCCCCGCCGCCGCCCCCGCGAGCGCGGCCGCACCCCGCTGTTCGACCAGTACGCGGACGACGAGCGCCCCCGCGCCGCCAACGAGTGACCGCGGGTCCCGCCCGCCTGCTCGCCCTTCGGGTGCCCCCGCGCTGGTCAGCAGCGGGAGGGCCGCGAAGGGCGATTTTCTTTCAAGCCGGTCGGGGTGCTAGAGTTTCACTCGTTGCAAGGGCCTGTGGCGCAGTCCGGTAGCGCACCTCGTTCGCATCGAGGGGGTCAGGGGTTCAAATCCCCTCAGGTCCACAACACGACTGTTCCGGAGCAGTCACGGGAGATCCCGTCCGATCATTCTGATCGGGCGGGATCTTTTCGTTTTCGGGGCGTTCGAGAGTCTCCGGTTGCCCGCGCTTCGCCGTCGCGGCTGCCTTGGCGGCCGCGTTTCAACGTGGTGACGGAAGGGGGACTTTGGGGCGTTAATACC is a window from the Streptomyces mobaraensis genome containing:
- a CDS encoding MogA/MoaB family molybdenum cofactor biosynthesis protein, with protein sequence MAARVRAPDAPVRALVVTASHRAAAGVYPDRGGPLLVAGLTELGCAVEGPLVVPDGDPVEAALRSAVAEGYDVVVTTGGTGVSPTDRTPEATRAVLDYEVPGIAEAVRAEGLAKVPTAALSRGLAGVAGRTLIVNLPGSTGGVRDGLAVLGRVLAHAVDQLHGGDHPGPAPRNPA
- a CDS encoding GNAT family N-acetyltransferase — translated: MWPVALRDGDVLLRPIRMRDHRAWREVNRRNRDWLRPWEATVPPPPPGGPPARRPTYRQMVRHLRSEAHAGRMLPFVIEYQGRLSGQLTVAGITWGSMCSAHVGYWVDEAVAGRGVMPTAVALVTDHCFRTLGLHRVEVCIRPENAPSRRVVEKLGFREEGLRPRYLHIDGAWRDHLVYALTAEEAVDGVVTRWHRSRLPK
- the sepX gene encoding divisome protein SepX/GlpR, which translates into the protein MSSSGLIYAVIVGAWAAYLVPMWLRRQDELNEARPTERFSTAIRLLSGRAGMERRYAKELERAGASADAPAPDASAPDVTADAPTARPQEPDAATAPVAARSSGMPAPDRTPPTPAERARRSKVLARRRRTTVLLFLAFTFGAVVAGVGGIAFLWAPGVPAVLLSAYICYLRVHERRRFAFVMDQRRAELAAQRLREGRPRPQQAADPTTVAAPAPADTVRRPAPAPAAEPASAPPATPSPSAGRRALVEQTDHAEWVDQQRDRGTEGDGWEPVPVPLPTYVTAPVAPRAGGSDDLGTPDTWSAARSSTAGPSLDRKPADDRRGTRPRRRPRERGRTPLFDQYADDERPRAANE
- the moaC gene encoding cyclic pyranopterin monophosphate synthase MoaC codes for the protein MSSTQPPPARLTHLDDAGAARMVDITAKDVTARTARASGRVLVAPRVVELLRGEGLPKGDVLATARIAGIMGAKRTPEIIPLCHPLALSGVTVDLALTDDAVEITATVRTTGRTGVEMEALTAVTTAALTVVDMVKAVDKAAVITDVRVEEKSGGKSGDWRRA